A single region of the Silene latifolia isolate original U9 population chromosome 8, ASM4854445v1, whole genome shotgun sequence genome encodes:
- the LOC141594175 gene encoding uncharacterized protein LOC141594175, with product MAGNNERESLKRVRIKEENDDMELFTLVVGCVVVIVGALNYKRYKVRDLAWNEHERSQKRAMWLDTLRNNRKCQEQLRFDRRCFEKLCRILRSKGGLVTSRNVTNEEVVAFFLHTLAHNLKNRTIQALFAQSGEIVSRQFHTVLRAVVKIGKYYVKEVDTTTSFFNDPKFKWFEGVVGALDDTHIDMTVPLKDRGRYRDRNGHISTNVLAACDPDLCFTYVLPGWEGSASDQRVLRDALQRHAYNLKVPKDKYFLVDLGYTNSEGFLAPYKGTRYHLNLWRGNTPTNSKELFNLRHSSARNTIERAFGCMKKRWAIMRTNSFYGKKTQVRIINACVILHNFLRFEKMDETALMNEVEQDLQNAVVQEEDGGEDYVVSVRQTEEWNKFRDDLAAKMWNDY from the coding sequence ATGGCGGGTAATAATGAACGGGAATCACTTAAACGTGtcagaataaaagaagaaaatgaTGATATGGAGCTTTTCACGCTAGTTGTGGGTTGTGTTGTCGTTATAGTAGGGGCGTTGAATTACAAAAGGTATAAGGTTAGGGATTTGGCTTGGAACGAACACGAACGTTCACAAAAAAGAGCAATGTGGTTAGACACATTAAGAAACAATAGAAAATGTCAAGAACAATTGCGTTTCGATAGGCGTTGTTTTGAGAAATTATGTAGGATTCTGAGATCAAAGGGTGGGTTAGTTACCTCTAGAAACGTGACTAATGAAGAAGTTGTCGCATTTTTTCTCCACACCCTTGCTCACAATTTGAAAAATCGAACTATTCAAGCTCTTTTTGCACAATCAGGAGAAATCGTGAGTCGCCAATTTCACACGGTGCTCCGAGCTGTTGTAAAAATAGGAAAATACTACGTGAAGGAAGTTGATACTACCACTAGTTTTTTCAATGATCCAAAATTTAAATGGTTTGAGGGTGTGGTTGGCGCCCTTGACGACACTCATATAGATATGACTGTCCCTTTAAAGGATCGAGGTAGGTATCGAGATAGAAATGGTCACATTAGCACAAATGTTTTAGCAGCTTGTGATCCAGATCTCTGTTTTACATATGTTCTACCTGGGTGGGAAGGGTCCGCTTCTGATCAACGTGTCCTCCGCGACGCTCTTCAAAGGCATGCTTATAATCTTAAAGTACCAAAGGATAAGTATTTTCTTGTGGACTTAGGGTATACCAATAGTGAAGGTTTCTTAGCTCCATATAAAGGTACAAGATACCACTTAAATTTATGGCGAGGGAACACCCCAACAAATTCCAAAGAGCTTTTTAACTTGCGCCATTCGTCAGCTCGTAACACAATTGAACGAGCATTTGGTTGCATGAAAAAGCGTTGGGCTATTATGAGGACCAATAGCTTTTATGGTAAAAAAACCCAAGTCAGAATCATAAATGCTTGTGTCATTCTACACAACTTCTTAAGATTTGAAAAAATGGATGAAACGGCTCTAATGAATGAGGTAGAACAAGATTTACAAAATGCAGTGGTACAAGAAGAGGATGGCGGAGAAGATTATGTAGTGAGTGTTAGACAAACAGAAGAGTGGAATAAGTTTAGAGACGATCTTGCAGCAAAAATGTGGAACGATTATTGA